One segment of Clostridium ljungdahlii DSM 13528 DNA contains the following:
- a CDS encoding fumarylacetoacetate hydrolase family protein has product MKFLTYLYKEKESIGILKNNSVIDFDNIFKNMGEKNPPKTMLELIDYLDDSKLNIIKECIDKKGIETIPINNIKIEAPIPYPRRNVFCLGKNYIEHAREIKITRIAGNGIPEVPIYFTKAASPAVGTVDNIEFSRKITNQVDYEVELAVIIGKDGKNIKKEDAEEYIFGYTIINDVSARDLQGKHIQWFKGKSLDTFCPMGPYIIHKTEVPFPVNLDISCTVNGEVRQKSNTKNLIFDIPYIISDLSKGITLKTGDIISTGTPSGVGMGFTPIKVLKQGDIVECSIEKIGTLVNRVVELH; this is encoded by the coding sequence ATGAAGTTTTTAACATATCTGTATAAAGAAAAAGAATCTATAGGAATTTTAAAGAATAACTCTGTCATAGATTTTGATAATATATTTAAAAATATGGGAGAGAAAAATCCACCTAAAACTATGCTGGAGCTTATAGATTACCTGGATGATTCTAAATTGAATATAATTAAAGAGTGTATAGATAAGAAAGGCATAGAAACTATACCAATAAATAATATTAAAATTGAAGCTCCGATACCATATCCAAGGAGAAATGTTTTTTGTCTTGGAAAAAATTATATAGAACATGCTAGGGAAATAAAAATTACAAGAATAGCTGGAAATGGTATTCCAGAGGTACCAATTTATTTTACAAAGGCAGCATCACCAGCTGTGGGAACGGTCGATAATATTGAATTTTCTAGAAAAATTACAAATCAGGTAGATTATGAAGTTGAACTTGCAGTTATAATAGGCAAAGATGGCAAAAATATAAAAAAAGAGGATGCTGAAGAGTATATTTTTGGCTATACTATAATAAATGATGTATCTGCAAGAGATCTTCAAGGAAAACATATACAGTGGTTTAAGGGAAAAAGTTTGGATACATTCTGTCCTATGGGACCTTACATAATTCATAAAACCGAAGTACCATTTCCCGTTAATTTGGATATAAGTTGCACTGTAAATGGAGAGGTAAGGCAAAAATCTAATACAAAGAATTTAATTTTTGATATACCTTATATAATAAGTGATTTGTCTAAAGGTATTACATTAAAAACTGGTGATATTATATCAACAGGTACACCAAGTGGAGTTGGCATGGGATTTACACCAATTAAAGTGTTAAAACAAGGTGATATAGTTGAATGTAGTATTGAAAAAATAGGAACTTTGGTAAATAGGGTAGTAGAACTTCATTAG
- a CDS encoding class I SAM-dependent methyltransferase: MSELSRRLNQCRKPTGEVGKFIASSMNKDHFEVTTWGLNKISIKQEDIILDIGCGGGRTINRLANIAKKGKVIGVDYSMDCVNWSKEFNKELIDEKRVEVYNANVEKLPFEDDKFNVVTAVETIYFWPDLLKSFKEVKRVLKSNGIFTVINEMYISDKFKEKNDEYMDKMTMHTPEQLKQLFVDAGYEDVSINVCEENNWMCCSGRA; the protein is encoded by the coding sequence ATGAGTGAACTTTCTAGAAGATTAAATCAGTGTAGAAAACCAACAGGGGAAGTAGGTAAGTTTATAGCTAGTTCTATGAACAAAGATCATTTTGAAGTTACCACCTGGGGACTCAATAAAATTTCCATTAAACAAGAGGATATTATTTTGGATATTGGCTGTGGAGGCGGAAGAACTATAAATAGATTAGCTAACATAGCAAAAAAGGGAAAGGTTATAGGTGTAGATTATTCTATGGATTGTGTTAACTGGTCCAAAGAATTTAATAAAGAGCTTATAGATGAAAAAAGAGTGGAAGTATATAATGCAAATGTAGAAAAACTTCCTTTTGAAGATGATAAATTTAATGTGGTAACTGCAGTTGAGACTATATATTTTTGGCCTGATTTATTAAAAAGCTTTAAAGAAGTTAAAAGAGTTTTAAAATCAAATGGAATTTTTACAGTAATAAATGAGATGTACATAAGTGATAAGTTTAAAGAAAAAAATGATGAATATATGGATAAAATGACTATGCACACCCCAGAACAGTTAAAGCAGCTCTTTGTAGATGCAGGTTATGAAGATGTATCTATAAATGTATGTGAGGAAAATAACTGGATGTGCTGCAGCGGAAGGGCATAA